A single genomic interval of Romboutsia ilealis harbors:
- the aroC gene encoding chorismate synthase, with product MLRYLTSGESHGKSLISILDGVPANIELNIEEINYELEKRQGGYGRGGRMKIEKDKINILGGVRGKITLGGPISIEIKNKDYENWVQYMNPMEDIDFETKKVDKVRPGHADLVGCLKYDFDDARNVLERSSARETASKVAIGAICKQVLKNFNIDFTSHVVQIGNIKDNNKYEFDYIKENVDKSQVRCINQEIEKEIINEIDKVKSEGDTLGGVVEIRVKNLIPGLGSYTQFDKKIDGELAMHLMSVQAIKGVEIGIGFDVANNPGSNAMDEIYYDDESGIKRKTNHLGGIEGGMTTGEELVIRCAMKPIPTLYKPLKSININTLESYSASIERSDNCAVPACSVVCENVVAFVICKYFLDKIGGDNLNDLKSNYNSYIKRLGDRGWKR from the coding sequence ATGTTAAGATATTTAACTAGTGGAGAATCACATGGAAAAAGCTTAATATCAATATTAGATGGTGTACCAGCTAATATTGAATTAAATATAGAGGAAATAAACTATGAATTAGAGAAAAGGCAAGGTGGATATGGTCGCGGTGGGCGAATGAAAATAGAAAAAGATAAGATAAATATTTTAGGTGGTGTAAGAGGAAAAATCACACTAGGTGGACCTATATCAATAGAAATAAAAAACAAAGATTATGAAAATTGGGTACAATATATGAATCCTATGGAAGATATTGATTTTGAAACTAAAAAGGTAGATAAAGTAAGACCTGGACATGCTGATTTAGTAGGTTGTCTAAAATATGATTTCGATGATGCTAGAAATGTACTTGAAAGATCAAGTGCAAGAGAAACTGCAAGTAAGGTAGCTATAGGTGCTATTTGTAAACAAGTTTTAAAAAATTTTAATATAGATTTTACTTCTCATGTAGTTCAAATTGGGAATATAAAAGATAATAATAAATATGAATTTGATTATATAAAAGAAAATGTAGATAAAAGCCAAGTTAGATGTATAAATCAAGAAATAGAAAAAGAAATAATAAATGAAATAGACAAGGTAAAATCTGAAGGTGATACTTTAGGTGGAGTTGTGGAAATAAGGGTAAAAAACTTAATACCAGGATTAGGTTCATATACTCAATTTGATAAAAAAATAGATGGAGAGTTAGCGATGCACTTAATGAGTGTACAGGCTATAAAAGGTGTAGAGATAGGGATAGGATTTGATGTTGCAAATAATCCTGGCTCTAATGCAATGGATGAAATATATTATGATGATGAAAGTGGAATAAAAAGAAAGACTAATCATTTAGGTGGTATAGAAGGCGGTATGACAACCGGAGAAGAACTTGTTATAAGATGTGCAATGAAGCCTATTCCAACCCTTTATAAACCACTTAAATCTATAAATATAAACACATTAGAAAGCTATAGTGCGAGTATAGAACGCTCAGATAACTGTGCTGTTCCAGCGTGCAGTGTAGTTTGTGAAAATGTAGTGGCATTTGTTATATGTAAATATTTCTTAGATAAAATAGGTGGAGATAATTTAAATGATTTAAAATCAAACTATAATTCATATATAAAAAGGTTAGGTGATAGAGGATGGAAAAGATAA
- a CDS encoding flavodoxin family protein — translation MNIDILIINGSPRKNKNCFKISEEITNILNQNNISNKIFNIYDMNIEYCTACGFCEQTGFCKFKDDMTPMYEMFDKAKGVIVISPVNFDSITAKLKTLVDRTQAIYASKYILKKPSIDRNKTRIGMYIAVGGSTSYETQFMGGQIVMDFFFKSVNNKLKYNIYLNNTDKLEYEENTSFKENLKENLNNYIMDIKELD, via the coding sequence ATGAATATAGACATTTTAATAATAAATGGAAGCCCTAGAAAAAATAAAAATTGCTTTAAAATTTCTGAAGAAATAACAAATATATTAAATCAGAATAATATATCAAATAAAATATTTAATATTTATGATATGAATATAGAATACTGTACAGCATGTGGTTTTTGTGAACAAACCGGATTTTGTAAATTTAAGGATGATATGACTCCAATGTATGAAATGTTTGATAAAGCTAAAGGAGTTATAGTTATAAGTCCTGTAAATTTTGATAGTATAACGGCAAAGTTAAAAACATTAGTAGATAGAACTCAGGCAATTTACGCAAGTAAATATATATTAAAAAAGCCTTCAATAGATAGAAATAAAACGCGTATAGGAATGTATATTGCGGTAGGAGGATCTACTTCTTATGAAACACAATTTATGGGTGGGCAAATAGTAATGGACTTTTTCTTTAAAAGTGTAAATAATAAATTAAAATATAATATATATTTAAATAATACAGATAAATTAGAATATGAAGAAAATACATCATTTAAAGAAAATTTAAAAGAAAATTTAAATAATTATATAATGGATATAAAAGAGCTTGATTAA
- a CDS encoding PP2C family protein-serine/threonine phosphatase, with protein sequence MIDNDNDNIDNYKMKNLVDISAMVTQSLNFFDIKDKIIEKMLEVVHPTKACVNLFYRNNYEYAYLVCSETLNEIPDFFDVKTPRGVKIDFNEYPKYIHEAVAKKEIVYIENIFEDERSIDERDLAKIEGYIGRIVFPLVVNYNVVGFMTCFLTEEDKINEYDIDFISSVSSLISLSIDITMKNNNTHMLVHKLRGAISSINEAIQKLYFNNNINEFLDHLSKQVCHITNSKESIIITEKVDNKNKLFSFYSVEGKKQTNIYPIIGKILSQDSIGSYCNENKLNYKEINNYIYYKIKDKDSKSVIGYIVCANSPNYTEDDLNILSIFARQLSVALKLYEYNLVEVKHKILENELDVLNKQQKLIMNESKIKYNIDNELNFYHKPAKVVGGDFYHAIKVSDDKIVYILADVMGHGIVSNYAVAIIKGAFKVLSRTCNSPGEIMTNLNDMLYDEFDKMGIFTTCLVSMIDIKENTITISNAGHYSPIIIKRDSSIKRDLNCKKGIPIGVIEDVSYENNVLSLDECSMICMYTDGVLEIKNKSKEEYGISRLEKFIKNNYTNNQEVIIENLKDELEEFSNKDKYDDDILIVMLKNN encoded by the coding sequence ATGATTGATAACGACAATGATAATATAGACAATTATAAAATGAAAAATTTGGTTGATATATCAGCAATGGTAACTCAATCATTAAATTTTTTTGATATAAAGGATAAAATAATAGAAAAAATGCTTGAGGTAGTTCATCCCACTAAGGCATGTGTAAATTTATTTTACAGAAATAACTATGAATATGCTTATTTGGTGTGTTCGGAAACTTTAAATGAGATACCAGATTTCTTTGATGTAAAGACACCAAGAGGAGTTAAAATAGACTTTAATGAATATCCTAAGTACATACATGAAGCTGTAGCTAAAAAGGAAATAGTGTATATAGAAAATATCTTTGAAGATGAAAGATCTATAGATGAAAGAGATTTAGCTAAAATAGAGGGATATATCGGAAGAATTGTGTTTCCTCTTGTTGTTAATTATAATGTGGTCGGTTTTATGACTTGCTTTTTAACTGAAGAGGATAAAATTAATGAATATGATATAGATTTTATATCATCTGTATCATCGCTTATAAGTTTATCTATAGACATAACAATGAAAAATAATAACACTCATATGTTAGTTCATAAATTAAGAGGTGCAATTAGCTCTATAAATGAAGCAATACAAAAGTTGTATTTTAATAATAATATAAATGAATTTTTAGATCATTTAAGTAAACAAGTATGTCATATAACAAATAGCAAGGAATCTATAATAATAACGGAAAAAGTAGATAATAAAAATAAGCTTTTTAGTTTTTACAGCGTAGAAGGTAAAAAGCAAACTAATATATATCCTATAATAGGAAAAATCCTATCTCAAGATTCTATAGGATCATATTGTAATGAAAATAAATTAAATTACAAGGAAATAAATAATTATATATATTATAAGATTAAAGATAAAGATAGTAAATCAGTTATTGGTTACATAGTATGTGCAAATAGTCCTAATTATACAGAGGATGATTTAAATATATTAAGTATATTTGCAAGACAGCTTTCGGTAGCCCTTAAACTATATGAATATAATTTAGTAGAGGTTAAACATAAGATTCTTGAAAATGAATTAGATGTACTAAATAAACAGCAAAAACTTATAATGAATGAAAGTAAAATAAAGTACAATATAGATAATGAGTTAAATTTCTACCATAAACCAGCCAAGGTAGTAGGTGGAGATTTTTATCATGCAATAAAAGTTAGCGATGATAAGATAGTATATATACTAGCTGATGTAATGGGGCATGGTATAGTATCAAATTATGCAGTCGCTATTATAAAAGGTGCATTTAAAGTATTATCTAGAACTTGTAACTCTCCTGGAGAAATAATGACTAATTTAAATGATATGCTTTATGATGAATTTGATAAAATGGGGATATTCACTACTTGCTTAGTAAGTATGATAGATATAAAAGAAAATACAATAACCATATCAAATGCAGGTCATTATAGTCCTATTATAATAAAAAGGGATAGTTCTATAAAAAGAGATTTAAATTGTAAAAAAGGAATACCTATAGGGGTTATAGAAGACGTAAGTTATGAAAATAATGTATTAAGTTTAGATGAATGTAGTATGATTTGTATGTATACGGATGGGGTATTAGAAATAAAAAATAAATCAAAAGAAGAATATGGAATATCTAGATTAGAAAAATTTATAAAAAATAATTATACAAACAATCAAGAAGTAATCATAGAAAACCTTAAAGATGAACTTGAAGAATTTTCTAATAAGGATAAATATGATGATGATATATTAATAGTGATGTTAAAGAATAATTAA
- a CDS encoding alpha/beta-type small acid-soluble spore protein, producing the protein MENNNNNQKVVPQAKQALNQMKLEIANELGMANYQQMDKGNLTARENGYVGGYMTKKLVEMAEQQMAGKQQ; encoded by the coding sequence ATGGAAAACAATAATAACAATCAAAAAGTAGTTCCACAAGCTAAACAAGCTTTAAATCAAATGAAATTAGAAATAGCTAACGAATTAGGTATGGCTAACTATCAACAAATGGACAAAGGTAATTTAACAGCTAGAGAAAATGGTTATGTAGGTGGATATATGACTAAAAAGTTAGTTGAAATGGCTGAACAACAAATGGCTGGAAAACAACAATAA
- a CDS encoding BaiN/RdsA family NAD(P)/FAD-dependent oxidoreductase, translating into MKRVVVIGAGPAGMMAAATAANRGLDVTLIEKNHRVGRKILITGKGRCNITNDCDIEELIENVPTNGKFLYSAFYTFTNTDVIDMFNKLGVETKTERGKRVFPLSDKAHDVANALEKMIKNQKVKLLLNTKVEKIVSKGSKIEKVILDNKKEILCDSLIIATGGLSYPLTGSTGDGYKFAKNLGHSIVDTKPSLIGIEVQESFVKDLEKLSLRNIEISVYNSKNKKIYDDFGELEFTKYGVDGPVIKSASCRMKDTTKENYKIVLDLKPALDEEKLDKRIQRDFKKYTNKKFENALDDLLPKKLIPTIIRLSEIDKDTVVHQISREQRKSLVHLLKNITLTVKRYRPIEEAIITSGGVKVNEINSSTMESKLIEGLFFAGEVIDVDAYTGGFNLQIAFSTGYLAGYYC; encoded by the coding sequence TTGAAACGAGTAGTAGTAATAGGAGCAGGACCAGCGGGTATGATGGCAGCAGCAACTGCAGCAAATAGAGGATTAGATGTAACATTAATAGAGAAAAATCATAGGGTTGGAAGAAAAATATTAATAACAGGAAAAGGCAGATGTAACATAACTAATGATTGTGATATAGAAGAACTGATAGAAAATGTACCTACCAATGGTAAATTTTTATATAGTGCATTTTATACTTTTACAAATACTGATGTTATTGATATGTTTAATAAACTAGGTGTGGAAACTAAAACGGAAAGAGGAAAAAGAGTATTTCCTTTAAGTGATAAAGCACATGATGTTGCTAATGCCCTTGAGAAAATGATAAAAAATCAAAAAGTAAAATTACTTCTTAATACTAAAGTGGAAAAAATAGTATCTAAAGGAAGTAAGATAGAAAAGGTAATTTTAGATAATAAGAAGGAAATATTATGTGATAGCCTCATCATTGCAACGGGAGGACTTAGTTATCCATTAACAGGATCAACAGGAGATGGATATAAGTTTGCAAAGAATCTTGGCCATAGTATAGTAGATACTAAGCCGTCATTAATAGGGATAGAAGTACAAGAATCATTTGTAAAAGATCTTGAAAAATTATCTCTTAGAAATATTGAAATATCAGTTTATAATAGTAAAAATAAAAAAATATATGATGATTTTGGAGAACTTGAGTTTACAAAGTATGGTGTAGATGGGCCTGTTATAAAGTCAGCTAGTTGCAGAATGAAAGATACTACAAAAGAGAATTATAAAATAGTATTGGATTTGAAACCTGCATTAGATGAAGAAAAATTAGATAAAAGGATACAAAGAGATTTCAAAAAGTATACTAATAAAAAATTTGAAAATGCATTAGATGATTTGTTACCTAAAAAACTAATACCTACAATAATAAGATTGAGTGAAATTGATAAGGATACAGTTGTACATCAAATATCTAGAGAACAAAGAAAGTCTTTAGTTCACTTATTAAAGAATATAACTTTAACTGTAAAAAGATATAGACCTATAGAGGAAGCTATAATAACTTCTGGTGGAGTTAAAGTAAATGAAATAAATTCTAGTACTATGGAATCAAAACTAATAGAAGGTCTTTTCTTTGCTGGAGAAGTTATAGATGTAGATGCATATACAGGTGGTTTTAATCTTCAAATTGCATTTTCAACAGGATATTTAGCTGGATACTATTGTTAG
- a CDS encoding phosphatase PAP2 family protein, producing MNVQINILKFFQSIRNPILNALFLILTISTETPVIVILTAIMYWCISKKYGQKLLFTLIPNIVINTGIKEFVKAPRPIGTEGLESLRVSTATGYSFPSGHTQTATTFWTSLMIIFRKKWVYILGLIMILGVGVSRLYLGVHWPIDVICGWIFGIVFTIIFSKLFDIVDKNKDYKLLLLTLIPFIIFIFIVKSESYIKMFGLLVGFILGYIIEDKFIKFNTIDEYNKEISFSTKTDTKKGYIVKSVYRFIVGIFTLLLVFLKLNYIMPKYVLFKFIKYLIISLYAVAGVPALFKITKLA from the coding sequence ATGAACGTTCAAATTAATATACTAAAATTTTTTCAAAGTATAAGAAATCCAATACTAAATGCTTTGTTCTTAATATTAACGATAAGTACAGAAACGCCAGTTATAGTTATATTAACTGCTATTATGTATTGGTGTATAAGTAAAAAATATGGTCAAAAACTTTTATTTACATTGATACCAAATATAGTAATAAATACAGGAATAAAAGAATTTGTAAAAGCACCGAGACCTATAGGAACTGAGGGTCTTGAATCTTTAAGGGTATCTACTGCTACAGGTTATTCTTTTCCAAGTGGACATACACAAACAGCTACTACATTTTGGACCAGTTTAATGATTATATTTAGAAAAAAATGGGTTTATATATTAGGTTTAATAATGATATTAGGAGTTGGAGTATCTAGATTGTATTTAGGTGTTCACTGGCCTATAGATGTAATTTGTGGATGGATATTTGGTATAGTATTTACAATAATATTCTCAAAATTATTTGATATCGTAGATAAAAATAAAGACTATAAACTTTTATTATTAACGTTAATACCATTTATAATTTTTATTTTTATAGTAAAAAGTGAATCATATATTAAAATGTTTGGACTTTTAGTAGGATTTATATTAGGGTATATAATTGAAGATAAGTTTATAAAATTTAATACTATAGATGAATATAATAAAGAAATTAGTTTTAGTACAAAAACAGATACTAAGAAAGGATATATAGTTAAAAGTGTATATAGATTTATAGTAGGAATATTTACGCTTTTATTAGTATTTTTAAAATTAAACTATATAATGCCTAAATATGTATTATTTAAATTTATAAAATATTTAATAATATCTTTATATGCTGTAGCAGGAGTTCCAGCATTATTTAAGATTACAAAATTAGCTTAA
- a CDS encoding MATE family efflux transporter yields MVKQFLGYAVPSALAMCIASLNTIIDGVFLGNGIGDAALGAVNIVMPITIVFFGLATMVSVGGGALISKYFGANEDEKGISIFRQVTYMLIIMSICLSAVCVIFAKPIVKMMGATENLQPLAAEYLKYYAMFCLPSLLGIAFNSFLRNDNRPKLAMVSTICGTISNIILNYIFIFELGLGIKSAAIATGFGQIVTLLIALPHFIFKKGKLSFGKQNLEINIIKEVFRIGLPSFFAEAAFSVIIFVHNLVLVNTIGEIGISTYAIINYITTNIYLVLLGVTLGAQPLISYNYGAQDSEKMLAFYKISNKTSFIIGIIFALLCFVFGKEIIAVFTSDKELINISYIAVNINNLAYLFIGKNLTTTMYYQAIEIPKYSNMICAMRSILILPIVLVIMAKTFGENGIWISMAISEFIIILISKKVFNINKCTENAIINLVS; encoded by the coding sequence ATGGTTAAACAGTTTTTAGGTTATGCAGTACCATCGGCTTTAGCTATGTGTATAGCATCATTGAATACAATCATAGACGGTGTATTTTTAGGTAATGGAATAGGAGATGCTGCACTAGGGGCAGTTAATATAGTAATGCCAATTACAATAGTATTTTTTGGTCTTGCAACTATGGTATCAGTAGGTGGCGGCGCATTAATATCAAAGTACTTTGGAGCAAATGAAGATGAAAAAGGAATTAGTATATTTAGACAAGTTACATATATGCTAATAATAATGAGTATTTGTTTAAGTGCGGTTTGTGTTATATTTGCAAAACCAATAGTTAAAATGATGGGAGCTACTGAAAATCTACAGCCGTTAGCAGCTGAATATCTAAAATATTATGCAATGTTTTGTTTACCAAGTTTATTAGGAATTGCATTTAATAGCTTTTTAAGAAATGATAATAGACCTAAACTTGCAATGGTATCCACTATATGTGGAACTATAAGTAACATAATTTTAAATTATATATTCATATTTGAATTAGGATTAGGAATAAAAAGCGCAGCAATAGCTACAGGATTTGGCCAAATAGTAACTCTTTTAATAGCTCTTCCACATTTTATATTTAAGAAAGGAAAATTAAGTTTTGGAAAGCAAAACTTAGAGATTAATATAATAAAGGAAGTATTTAGAATAGGACTACCATCATTTTTTGCAGAGGCAGCTTTTTCAGTAATAATATTTGTTCATAATTTAGTTTTAGTAAATACAATTGGAGAAATAGGTATATCTACCTATGCAATAATAAACTATATAACTACAAATATATATTTAGTGCTTCTAGGAGTTACGCTTGGTGCTCAACCACTTATAAGTTATAATTATGGCGCTCAAGATAGTGAAAAAATGTTAGCATTTTATAAAATTTCAAATAAAACATCATTTATAATAGGAATAATTTTTGCTTTATTATGTTTTGTATTTGGAAAAGAGATAATTGCTGTATTTACATCAGATAAAGAACTTATAAATATATCATATATAGCAGTAAATATAAATAATTTAGCGTATTTATTCATAGGAAAAAATTTAACGACGACTATGTATTATCAGGCTATAGAGATACCAAAATATTCAAATATGATATGTGCAATGAGATCTATATTAATTTTACCGATAGTATTAGTTATTATGGCAAAAACTTTTGGGGAAAATGGAATATGGATTAGTATGGCGATATCAGAATTTATAATTATATTAATATCAAAAAAAGTATTCAATATAAACAAATGTACAGAAAATGCAATAATTAACTTGGTATCATAA
- a CDS encoding MerR family transcriptional regulator: MSTYFTIGEISKFFNISIKTLRYYDEIGLLKPAYINQENKYRYYSIEQFMKIDLIKYFKITGMSLDVIKDILNSECSIELVMNNIKIQSSKLEEKINELTIVKNYLDNLENNISENIRYGLNEVFIKYNEERIFMNYDIVSNNTEELDLNLRDIILDLENRQNEVYVQMGSTVQYKVLKDENKIVYKGIKAFCKDEKNQNILPEGEYVTLIFEGSLKESINHYKKILDYIKVNNIEVVGDFNEIWLMPKIDENLEEKSLVKIEILKK; encoded by the coding sequence TTTTTAATATATCTATAAAAACTCTTAGATATTATGATGAAATTGGATTATTAAAACCAGCATATATAAACCAAGAGAATAAATATAGATATTATAGTATAGAGCAATTTATGAAAATAGATTTAATAAAGTATTTTAAAATAACAGGAATGTCTTTAGATGTAATAAAAGATATATTAAACTCTGAATGTTCTATAGAACTAGTAATGAATAATATAAAAATTCAGTCAAGTAAACTTGAAGAAAAAATTAATGAACTAACTATAGTAAAAAATTATCTAGATAATTTAGAAAATAATATATCTGAAAATATTAGATATGGATTAAATGAGGTATTTATAAAATACAATGAAGAAAGAATTTTTATGAACTATGATATAGTATCTAATAATACAGAAGAGTTAGATTTAAACTTAAGAGATATAATACTAGATTTAGAAAATAGACAAAATGAGGTATATGTACAAATGGGTTCTACAGTACAGTATAAAGTACTAAAAGATGAAAATAAAATAGTATATAAAGGAATTAAGGCCTTTTGCAAAGACGAAAAAAATCAAAATATACTTCCAGAAGGAGAATATGTAACTTTAATATTTGAAGGTAGCTTAAAAGAAAGTATAAATCATTATAAAAAAATTCTAGATTATATTAAAGTTAATAATATAGAAGTAGTAGGAGATTTTAATGAAATATGGTTAATGCCTAAAATTGATGAAAATCTAGAAGAAAAAAGTTTAGTAAAAATAGAAATATTAAAAAAATAA